From Acidobacteriota bacterium, a single genomic window includes:
- a CDS encoding biotin--[acetyl-CoA-carboxylase] ligase, whose translation MIGRQIVYETEVGSTNDLVAARGARGEAEGFVLVADSQTAGRGRRGRTWYSPPGSGLYASVLLKPPAEVVGLLTLAAAVALCEAVRESTALAVEIKWPNDLLAPGGRRKLAGILVEGSASGSRVEYAVLGFGINVGPSAYPPEIRDRATSLEEELGRPVDASSVLSHSLAALDRRYDDLLDGRAAAVLARWLELSPGARGARVTWAANGVVREGVTAGIDAQGALLVRTPAGVERIVSGEVTTCSWR comes from the coding sequence ATGATTGGACGCCAGATCGTCTACGAGACCGAGGTCGGGTCGACCAATGACCTCGTGGCGGCGCGGGGGGCGCGCGGAGAGGCCGAGGGGTTCGTCCTGGTGGCGGACTCGCAGACGGCGGGACGCGGACGGCGCGGGCGCACGTGGTACTCGCCGCCCGGCAGCGGCCTGTATGCGTCGGTGCTGCTGAAACCGCCCGCCGAAGTGGTCGGACTGCTGACGCTGGCGGCCGCGGTCGCCTTGTGCGAGGCCGTGCGGGAGAGCACCGCGCTCGCCGTCGAGATCAAGTGGCCGAACGATTTGCTCGCGCCGGGCGGAAGGCGCAAACTGGCGGGCATCCTGGTCGAGGGCAGTGCGAGCGGCTCTCGCGTGGAGTACGCGGTGCTCGGGTTCGGCATCAACGTGGGGCCGAGCGCGTATCCCCCGGAGATTCGCGATCGGGCGACGTCGCTCGAGGAAGAACTGGGGCGGCCGGTCGACGCGTCGAGCGTTCTGTCGCATTCGCTGGCCGCGCTCGACCGCCGGTATGACGACCTGCTCGACGGGCGTGCGGCGGCCGTCCTGGCGCGCTGGTTGGAGCTGTCACCCGGCGCTCGCGGTGCCCGCGTGACTTGGGCGGCGAACGGCGTCGTGCGCGAGGGGGTCACGGCCGGCATCGACGCGCAGGGCGCGTTGCTCGTGCGGACGCCGGCGGGAGTGGAGCGGATTGTGTCCGGAGAGGTGACCACGTGCTCCTGGCGATAG
- the nadC gene encoding carboxylating nicotinate-nucleotide diphosphorylase, producing the protein MSSSRPKLDPADYQDLVRRALEEDVGTGDITTRATVAPSRRGRAQLVAKSPLVLAGLDIAEDAFRQADQWSVVTRHLDDGDHCPAGVVVAEIDGSAAGLLTAERTALNFLQRLSGIATMTRRFVDAAAGRITILDTRKTTPTLRALEKYAVRCGGGTNHRFGLFDAILIKDNHARLAGGIGAAVERMRAAARGLPIEVEAQSLADVDAAIAARADIILLDNLTIAEIRDALGRIAGRARTEISGGVTLDRLPELAATGADFVSVGGLTHSAPAADLSLEIGERGTVTLSRSLPRKV; encoded by the coding sequence ATGTCGAGCTCGCGACCGAAGCTTGATCCGGCCGACTACCAGGATCTGGTCCGGCGCGCGCTGGAGGAGGACGTCGGCACGGGCGACATCACGACGCGCGCGACGGTTGCGCCCTCGCGCCGCGGCCGCGCGCAGCTCGTCGCCAAGTCCCCGCTCGTGCTGGCGGGCCTCGACATCGCCGAGGACGCCTTCCGCCAGGCCGATCAATGGAGCGTGGTCACGCGGCACCTCGATGACGGCGACCACTGCCCGGCCGGCGTCGTCGTGGCCGAGATCGACGGCTCCGCGGCGGGGCTGCTGACGGCGGAGCGGACGGCGCTGAACTTCCTGCAGCGCCTCTCCGGCATTGCGACGATGACGCGCCGGTTCGTGGATGCCGCCGCGGGCCGCATCACCATCCTGGACACGCGCAAGACGACGCCGACGCTGCGGGCGCTGGAGAAGTACGCCGTCCGCTGCGGCGGGGGCACGAACCACCGGTTCGGCCTCTTCGATGCGATCCTGATCAAGGACAATCACGCCCGGCTGGCGGGCGGCATTGGTGCGGCGGTGGAGCGGATGCGAGCCGCCGCGCGCGGTCTGCCGATTGAGGTCGAGGCGCAGTCGCTCGCGGATGTGGATGCCGCCATCGCCGCCCGCGCCGACATCATCCTGCTGGACAACCTGACGATCGCGGAGATCCGGGACGCGCTCGGCCGGATCGCCGGCCGCGCGAGGACGGAGATCTCCGGGGGCGTGACGCTCGACCGGCTGCCGGAGCTGGCCGCCACCGGCGCGGATTTCGTGTCAGTCGGCGGGCTCACGCACTCGGCGCCGGCGGCGGACTTGAGTCTGGAGATCGGAGAAAGGGGGACAGTCACACTGTCCCGGTCGCTGCCTCGGAAAGTGTGA
- the valS gene encoding valine--tRNA ligase: MPHVPEKPALEGLEEKWRARWEAEGTYRFDRTRPRADIYAIDTPPPTVSGSLHIGHVFSYTHTDVIARYQRMRGREVFYPMGWDDNGLPTERRVQNYYGVRCDPSLPHDASFVAPEKPPKPPISVSRRNFIELCERLTAEDEKVFEDLWRFLGLSVDWSMTYATIGARARRVSQRAFLRLLQRGQAYRLEAPTLWDVDFRTAVAQAELEDREMPGAYHRVRFGTAGELEIDIETTRPELIPACVALVAHPDDERYAPLFGRDIRVPLFGTRVPIRPHPLANPEKGTGIAMCCTFGDLTDVTWWRELRLPVRAIIQADGRLAPVAWGSAGWETNEAAQAAGFYAQLQGLPVAKARDRIADILKGTGDMIGDARPITHPVKFYEKGDRPLEIVTSRQWFIRTIEFRDALIARGSELQWHPPYMRARYENWVEGLNGDWCVSRQRFFGVPFPLWYRVRTDGTVDYADPILAPEASLPVDPSSDVPPGFSADRRGRPGGFIADPDVMDTWATSSLTPQIAAAWEEDADLFARVFPMHLRPQAHDIIRTWLFSTVLRSHLEHGRLPWANAAISGFVVDPDRKKMSKSKGNVITPMALLQEHGSDGVRYWAAGGRPGTDTTFDPGQMKVGRRLAIKILNASKFVLASAGGERGAVSEVLDRGMLTMLARVVREATEALEAYSYTKALERTESFFWFFCDNYLELVKSRRYGDQGAAGAASANAAMAMAVDTFLRLFAPFLPFVTEEAWSWWRDGSVHRAAWPDADAIVGAIGAEDDRAASALEFGALVLSEVRKRKSEAQKPLKSPVARASIRDTAERIALLDAVRADVTAAGFIRQIEARESQEFGVDVELATEA; encoded by the coding sequence ATGCCACACGTCCCGGAGAAGCCCGCGCTGGAGGGGCTCGAAGAGAAGTGGCGCGCGCGGTGGGAGGCCGAAGGCACGTATCGCTTCGATCGCACGCGCCCGCGCGCCGACATCTACGCGATCGACACGCCGCCGCCGACCGTCAGCGGATCGCTCCACATCGGACACGTCTTCTCGTACACGCACACCGACGTCATCGCGCGCTACCAGCGCATGCGCGGCCGCGAGGTGTTCTACCCGATGGGCTGGGACGACAACGGCCTGCCCACCGAGCGCCGCGTGCAGAACTACTACGGCGTGCGATGCGACCCGTCGCTGCCGCACGACGCCTCGTTCGTGGCCCCTGAGAAGCCGCCGAAGCCGCCAATCTCGGTGTCTCGCCGCAACTTCATCGAGCTGTGCGAGCGGCTGACGGCCGAAGACGAAAAGGTCTTCGAAGACCTGTGGCGCTTCCTCGGGCTGTCGGTGGACTGGTCGATGACGTACGCGACGATCGGCGCGCGCGCGCGGCGCGTGTCGCAGCGCGCGTTCCTCCGCCTGCTGCAGCGGGGCCAGGCGTACCGACTCGAGGCGCCGACGCTCTGGGACGTGGATTTCCGCACGGCCGTTGCGCAGGCGGAGCTCGAGGATCGCGAGATGCCGGGCGCGTACCATCGCGTCCGGTTCGGCACGGCCGGCGAGCTGGAAATCGACATCGAGACCACGCGCCCCGAGCTGATCCCGGCCTGCGTGGCGCTCGTCGCGCACCCGGACGACGAGCGCTACGCGCCGCTGTTCGGACGCGACATCCGCGTGCCGCTGTTCGGGACGCGCGTGCCGATCCGGCCGCACCCGCTCGCGAACCCGGAAAAGGGCACCGGCATCGCGATGTGCTGCACCTTCGGCGACCTCACCGACGTCACGTGGTGGCGCGAGCTGCGCCTGCCCGTCCGCGCGATCATCCAGGCCGACGGGCGGCTCGCGCCGGTCGCGTGGGGCTCCGCGGGATGGGAGACGAACGAGGCGGCGCAGGCCGCCGGCTTCTACGCGCAGCTCCAGGGGCTCCCCGTCGCGAAGGCACGCGACCGCATCGCCGACATCCTGAAGGGAACCGGCGACATGATCGGCGACGCGCGCCCGATCACGCACCCGGTGAAGTTCTACGAGAAGGGGGACCGCCCGCTCGAGATCGTCACCAGCCGGCAGTGGTTCATCCGGACGATCGAATTCCGCGATGCGCTCATCGCGCGCGGGAGCGAGCTGCAGTGGCACCCGCCGTACATGCGGGCGCGGTACGAGAACTGGGTGGAGGGGCTGAACGGCGACTGGTGCGTGAGCCGGCAGCGGTTCTTCGGTGTGCCGTTTCCGCTCTGGTATCGCGTGCGCACCGACGGCACGGTCGACTACGCCGATCCGATCCTTGCCCCCGAGGCGTCGCTGCCCGTCGATCCGTCGAGCGACGTCCCGCCGGGATTCAGCGCGGACCGGCGCGGCAGGCCGGGCGGCTTCATCGCCGACCCGGACGTGATGGACACGTGGGCGACCTCTTCGCTGACGCCGCAGATCGCCGCGGCGTGGGAGGAGGACGCGGATCTGTTCGCGCGCGTGTTCCCGATGCACCTGCGCCCGCAGGCGCACGACATCATCCGCACGTGGCTCTTCAGCACGGTGCTGCGGTCGCATCTCGAGCACGGGCGGCTGCCGTGGGCGAACGCCGCGATCTCGGGGTTCGTCGTGGATCCGGATCGCAAGAAGATGTCGAAGTCGAAAGGGAACGTCATCACGCCCATGGCGCTCCTGCAGGAGCACGGATCCGATGGGGTCCGTTACTGGGCGGCGGGCGGGCGGCCGGGCACCGACACGACGTTCGATCCCGGCCAGATGAAAGTGGGACGGCGCCTCGCGATCAAGATTCTGAACGCGAGCAAGTTCGTGCTGGCCTCCGCCGGCGGCGAGCGCGGAGCGGTGAGCGAGGTGCTGGACCGCGGCATGCTCACGATGCTCGCGCGCGTCGTGCGCGAGGCCACCGAGGCCCTCGAGGCCTACAGCTACACGAAGGCGCTCGAACGCACGGAATCGTTCTTCTGGTTTTTCTGCGACAACTACCTCGAGCTGGTGAAGTCGCGGCGCTACGGCGATCAGGGGGCTGCGGGCGCCGCGTCCGCCAATGCCGCCATGGCGATGGCCGTGGACACCTTCCTGCGGCTGTTCGCGCCGTTCCTGCCGTTCGTCACCGAGGAAGCCTGGTCCTGGTGGCGGGACGGATCGGTGCATCGCGCGGCGTGGCCGGACGCGGACGCGATCGTGGGCGCGATCGGCGCGGAAGATGACCGCGCCGCCTCCGCGCTCGAGTTCGGGGCGCTCGTGCTGAGCGAGGTGAGGAAGCGGAAGTCCGAAGCGCAGAAGCCGCTCAAGTCGCCCGTGGCGCGGGCGTCGATCCGCGACACGGCCGAGCGCATCGCGCTCCTCGATGCGGTGCGCGCCGACGTGACCGCCGCCGGGTTCATCCGGCAGATCGAGGCGCGCGAGTCACAGGAGTTTGGCGTCGATGTCGAGCTCGCGACCGAAGCTTGA
- a CDS encoding response regulator: protein MPKLLLADDSVTIQRVIELTFADENIQVVAVGDGQQAMTRIDAEPPDIVLADIGMPERDGYEVAAHVKGNPRTAHIPVLLLTGAFEPIDEARAHAVGCDGVLVKPFEPQMVINRVKDLLAGRRPASLWASPGGPPAPSGATSPAPGKPVDVTPKIASPSAPRADSPGGEARSLESLDDYFDRLDAAFSTDAAPAAGFDAPLAAPAAPEAHGDFGTWDIPFESRQGGSAPEPAREPPAAPAATLPATRGAAPVPPPNEIPTIAPESPPAAQAPALADAFAALLAAEQKVGVPAAPPAASSLDEAAIDEIARRVASRLTGDAVRSTVLDVAERLVREEIERIKQQAKL from the coding sequence ATGCCGAAGCTCCTGCTGGCCGACGACAGCGTGACGATCCAGCGCGTCATCGAGCTGACGTTCGCGGACGAGAACATCCAGGTCGTCGCCGTCGGCGACGGACAGCAGGCCATGACGCGCATCGACGCCGAGCCGCCCGACATCGTCCTGGCGGACATCGGCATGCCCGAGCGCGACGGCTACGAAGTGGCCGCCCACGTCAAGGGCAACCCGCGCACGGCGCACATCCCCGTCCTGCTCCTGACGGGCGCGTTCGAGCCGATCGACGAAGCGCGCGCGCACGCGGTGGGGTGCGACGGCGTGCTCGTCAAGCCGTTCGAGCCGCAGATGGTCATCAACCGCGTGAAGGATCTGCTGGCGGGACGGCGCCCGGCCTCGCTCTGGGCATCGCCGGGCGGCCCGCCGGCCCCGTCCGGCGCCACGTCTCCCGCGCCAGGCAAGCCGGTTGACGTGACGCCGAAGATCGCGTCGCCGTCCGCCCCGCGGGCCGACTCGCCCGGGGGCGAGGCCAGATCGCTGGAATCGCTCGACGACTATTTCGATCGGCTCGACGCCGCGTTCTCGACCGACGCCGCGCCCGCGGCGGGTTTCGACGCGCCGCTTGCGGCGCCGGCGGCGCCGGAAGCACACGGCGACTTCGGCACCTGGGACATTCCCTTCGAATCGCGCCAGGGCGGCAGCGCGCCCGAGCCCGCACGCGAGCCGCCGGCCGCGCCCGCTGCCACTTTGCCGGCCACGCGCGGCGCCGCGCCCGTGCCGCCGCCCAACGAGATTCCCACGATCGCGCCGGAGTCGCCTCCGGCGGCGCAGGCGCCGGCGCTCGCCGACGCGTTCGCGGCGCTGCTGGCCGCGGAGCAGAAGGTCGGCGTGCCCGCCGCGCCGCCGGCCGCGTCCTCCCTGGACGAGGCGGCGATCGACGAGATCGCGCGTCGCGTCGCGTCGCGCCTCACCGGCGACGCCGTGCGCTCGACCGTGCTGGATGTCGCCGAACGCCTCGTCCGCGAGGAAATCGAGCGAATCAAACAACAAGCGAAGCTGTGA
- a CDS encoding cobalamin B12-binding domain-containing protein, whose translation MRKIRVVIAKPGLDGHDRGAKVIARALRDAGMEVIYTGLRQTPEQIVGAALQEDADVIGLSILSGAHMHACPRVMELLKEKGLGDVMVVVGGIIPDVDIPKLNAMGITGIFLPGTPMQEIIAFIDQHARLRTEPV comes from the coding sequence ATGCGCAAAATACGAGTCGTCATCGCGAAGCCGGGGCTGGACGGGCACGACCGCGGCGCGAAGGTCATCGCGCGCGCGCTGCGCGACGCCGGCATGGAAGTCATCTATACCGGGTTGCGGCAGACGCCCGAGCAGATCGTCGGCGCCGCGCTGCAGGAGGACGCCGACGTCATCGGCCTGTCGATCCTGTCCGGCGCGCACATGCACGCGTGCCCGCGCGTCATGGAGCTGCTCAAGGAAAAGGGGCTCGGCGACGTCATGGTCGTGGTGGGCGGCATCATCCCGGATGTGGACATCCCGAAGCTGAACGCGATGGGCATCACCGGCATCTTCCTGCCGGGCACGCCGATGCAGGAGATCATCGCCTTCATCGACCAGCATGCCCGGCTGCGCACGGAGCCTGTCTGA
- a CDS encoding methylmalonyl-CoA mutase family protein, whose translation MPKSVTAETDKQRWERETLAVVLKKSPERGLPFTTISGREIDRLYTPDEVAGLDYQRDLGHPGEFPYTRGIHPTGYRGKLWTMRQFAGFGTPEETNARYKQLLKAGGTGLSVAFDLPTLMGRDPDHGLSLGEVGKCGVSIATLADMGRLFDGIDLGAITTSMTINSPAPIVFAMYLAVAEKQGADWRRLSGTIQNDILKEYIAQKEYIFPPRPSMRFITDVFAFCSKEVPRWNTISVSGYHIREAGSTALQELAFTLRDGIEYVQWGVDAGLDVDDFVPRMSFFFNAHSDFFEEIAKYRAARKLWAEVMRDRFGAKSDRSWKLRFHTQTAGVSLTAQQPYNNVVRTALQALSAVLGGTNSLHTNSLDEALALPTAEAATLALRTQQIIAHESGVTNMVDPLGGSYFVEKLTLDMEEGAKQYVDTIDRLGGMVAAIEQGYPQKEIAEASYRFQQSVERRDKIIVGVNGFVMENEEPIPILYIDETTAERQVDRLAALKKSRDNDAVRRALDALRAAAAGGENTMYPLMDCARAYASVGEMCDALREVWGEYEEEPLI comes from the coding sequence ATGCCCAAGAGCGTCACCGCCGAGACCGACAAGCAGCGTTGGGAGCGCGAAACGCTCGCGGTCGTGCTCAAGAAGAGCCCGGAGCGCGGCCTGCCGTTCACGACGATTTCCGGCCGCGAGATCGACCGGCTCTACACCCCGGACGAGGTGGCCGGGCTCGACTACCAGCGCGACCTCGGGCATCCCGGCGAGTTTCCCTACACGCGCGGCATTCATCCCACCGGCTACCGCGGCAAGCTCTGGACCATGCGGCAGTTTGCCGGGTTCGGGACGCCGGAAGAGACCAACGCGCGCTACAAGCAGCTGCTGAAGGCGGGCGGCACCGGGTTGAGCGTGGCCTTCGACCTGCCGACGCTGATGGGGCGCGACCCGGATCACGGTCTCTCGCTTGGCGAGGTGGGCAAGTGCGGCGTCAGCATCGCCACGCTGGCCGACATGGGGCGGTTGTTCGACGGCATCGACCTGGGCGCGATCACGACGTCGATGACGATCAACTCTCCCGCGCCGATCGTCTTCGCGATGTATCTCGCGGTGGCCGAGAAGCAGGGGGCCGATTGGCGGCGGCTCTCCGGCACGATCCAGAACGACATCCTGAAGGAATACATCGCGCAGAAGGAGTACATCTTCCCGCCGCGGCCGTCGATGCGCTTCATCACCGACGTGTTCGCGTTCTGCTCGAAGGAAGTGCCCCGCTGGAACACGATCTCGGTGAGCGGCTATCACATCCGCGAGGCGGGCTCGACCGCGCTCCAGGAGCTGGCGTTCACGCTGCGCGACGGCATCGAGTACGTGCAGTGGGGCGTGGATGCGGGGCTCGACGTGGACGACTTCGTGCCGCGCATGTCGTTCTTCTTCAACGCGCACAGCGATTTCTTCGAGGAGATCGCGAAGTACCGCGCGGCGCGGAAGCTGTGGGCCGAGGTGATGCGCGACCGCTTCGGCGCGAAGAGCGACCGCTCGTGGAAGCTGCGCTTCCACACGCAGACGGCCGGCGTGTCGCTCACCGCGCAGCAGCCGTACAACAACGTCGTGCGGACGGCGCTCCAGGCGCTCTCCGCCGTGCTGGGCGGTACCAACTCGCTCCACACGAACTCGCTGGACGAGGCGCTCGCGCTGCCGACGGCGGAGGCCGCGACGCTCGCGCTGCGCACCCAGCAGATCATCGCCCACGAGAGCGGCGTCACGAACATGGTGGACCCGCTCGGCGGCTCGTACTTCGTCGAGAAGCTCACGCTCGACATGGAAGAGGGCGCGAAGCAGTACGTCGACACGATCGACCGGCTGGGCGGGATGGTCGCGGCCATCGAGCAGGGCTATCCGCAGAAGGAAATCGCCGAGGCCTCCTATCGCTTCCAGCAGTCCGTCGAGCGGCGCGACAAGATCATCGTGGGCGTCAACGGTTTCGTGATGGAGAACGAGGAGCCGATCCCGATTCTCTACATCGACGAGACCACCGCCGAGCGGCAGGTGGATCGGCTGGCCGCGCTGAAGAAGTCGCGCGACAACGACGCCGTGCGCCGCGCGCTCGACGCGCTGCGCGCGGCGGCGGCGGGAGGCGAGAACACGATGTACCCGCTCATGGACTGCGCGCGCGCGTACGCCTCGGTCGGCGAGATGTGCGACGCGCTCCGCGAGGTGTGGGGGGAGTACGAGGAAGAGCCGTTGATCTAG
- a CDS encoding NYN domain-containing protein, with protein sequence MPRDSTSAPAASSTNITITRVRVFVDYWNFQLTLNERIAKSKKLADTRFQIEWRKLGPWLAARACEAAGLSGHSFEGAHLYVSYDPRKESDKKFFGWVNSWLTKQPGLIVECRERKPKAAPDCPECHQTIADCPHCKRPIRPSQEKGVDTLIATDMIRLAWESAYDLAVLATSDRDLVPAVEFLNTKGRKVVHAALPPKGADLSSVSWAMFDVFDRYTEIERPPVK encoded by the coding sequence ATGCCACGAGATTCGACTTCCGCGCCTGCCGCTTCCAGCACCAATATCACAATCACGCGAGTCCGTGTGTTTGTGGACTACTGGAACTTTCAACTCACGTTGAACGAGCGGATCGCCAAAAGCAAAAAGCTGGCAGACACTCGATTCCAAATCGAATGGCGGAAATTGGGTCCGTGGCTTGCCGCTCGTGCGTGCGAGGCGGCGGGCCTCTCCGGGCATTCGTTTGAAGGCGCACACCTGTACGTCTCGTACGATCCCCGCAAGGAGTCGGACAAGAAGTTCTTTGGCTGGGTTAATTCGTGGTTGACGAAGCAGCCGGGATTGATCGTCGAGTGCCGAGAACGGAAACCGAAGGCGGCGCCCGACTGTCCGGAATGCCATCAAACCATTGCCGATTGTCCGCATTGCAAGAGACCAATTCGACCAAGTCAAGAAAAGGGCGTCGACACATTGATCGCGACCGACATGATTCGCTTGGCTTGGGAGAGCGCGTACGACCTGGCCGTGCTTGCGACCTCGGACCGCGACCTGGTTCCGGCCGTGGAATTTCTGAATACGAAGGGCCGAAAGGTCGTTCACGCCGCGTTGCCGCCGAAGGGGGCGGACCTGTCGAGCGTGTCGTGGGCGATGTTCGATGTCTTCGACCGGTACACAGAAATCGAACGTCCGCCTGTAAAGTAG